One stretch of Pedobacter riviphilus DNA includes these proteins:
- a CDS encoding heavy metal-binding domain-containing protein, with translation MQKHYRLHKFIQAKCILLDLTWTIDEYKSELAFIKNVTFRKKIVLIIKTEAMLVTTTPTVEGRKIVKYIGLVTGETIIGANIFKDLFAGITDIVGGRSSSYERVLREGKDTAVNEMQQYAAALGANAIVGVDLDYETVGSGGSMLMVSANGTAVILED, from the coding sequence ATGCAAAAGCATTACCGATTACATAAATTTATTCAGGCAAAATGTATTTTGCTTGATTTAACATGGACCATTGATGAGTATAAAAGCGAACTGGCTTTTATAAAAAATGTAACATTTCGAAAAAAAATTGTTCTAATTATTAAAACTGAAGCTATGTTAGTAACTACAACGCCCACAGTTGAGGGCAGAAAAATTGTAAAATATATTGGTCTTGTTACCGGAGAAACAATTATTGGCGCAAATATTTTTAAAGATTTATTTGCCGGAATAACAGATATAGTAGGAGGTAGATCGAGTTCTTACGAACGCGTTTTAAGAGAGGGAAAAGATACTGCAGTAAACGAAATGCAGCAATATGCAGCCGCTCTTGGTGCAAATGCTATTGTTGGTGTTGATTTAGATTACGAGACCGTAGGCAGTGGAGGAAGCATGCTTATGGTAAGTGCCAATGGTACAGCTGTTATTTTAGAAGATTAA
- the pfkA gene encoding 6-phosphofructokinase — protein MNKIKNIGVLTSGGDSPGMNAAIRAVVRGSIYYDIEVTGFLRGYEGLIHNDFIPMDRKSVANIIQRGGTILKTARSEAFKTVEGRKIAYENLKANGIDALVVIGGDGTFTGANIFSKEFDFPIVGLPGTIDNDLAGTDFTIGYDSAINTVIDAVDKIRDTAESHDRLFIVEVMGRDSGLIALRSGIGVGAEAIMIPEANMNADDILHKLEHSRKDKASKIIIVAEGDDTGGAFKVGEILQEKYPHYDTKVSVLGHIQRGGKPTCMDRVLASRLGVAAVEGLINGESGVMAGQINREIVFTPFDHAIKHINAEKVSSKWLKLIDILSF, from the coding sequence ATGAATAAGATTAAGAACATTGGTGTTTTAACCTCTGGTGGCGATTCGCCAGGCATGAACGCTGCAATCAGGGCTGTAGTTAGGGGCTCTATTTATTATGACATTGAGGTAACCGGATTTCTCCGTGGCTACGAAGGCTTAATCCACAATGATTTTATCCCTATGGACCGCAAATCTGTAGCGAATATTATTCAACGTGGAGGTACTATTTTAAAAACGGCCCGTAGCGAAGCATTCAAAACCGTAGAAGGCAGAAAAATAGCTTACGAAAACCTAAAAGCCAATGGAATTGATGCCTTGGTTGTAATTGGTGGTGATGGAACATTTACCGGTGCCAATATTTTTTCTAAAGAGTTCGATTTTCCGATTGTAGGCCTACCAGGTACCATTGATAACGATTTAGCAGGTACCGATTTTACTATTGGATACGACTCTGCCATTAATACGGTTATCGATGCAGTAGATAAAATCAGAGATACGGCTGAATCACACGACAGGCTTTTTATTGTAGAGGTAATGGGTCGCGACTCTGGCTTAATTGCTTTAAGAAGTGGAATTGGCGTTGGTGCCGAAGCCATCATGATCCCTGAAGCAAACATGAATGCAGACGATATATTGCATAAATTGGAGCATAGCCGTAAAGATAAAGCATCGAAAATTATTATTGTTGCTGAAGGTGATGATACTGGTGGCGCATTTAAGGTTGGCGAAATTTTGCAGGAAAAATACCCGCATTACGATACAAAGGTTTCTGTTTTAGGCCATATTCAACGCGGGGGCAAACCTACCTGTATGGATCGTGTATTGGCCAGCCGCTTAGGTGTAGCTGCGGTTGAGGGCTTAATTAATGGTGAAAGTGGCGTAATGGCAGGTCAGATTAACCGGGAAATCGTTTTTACCCCTTTTGATCATGCGATAAAGCACATTAATGCCGAGAAGGTAAGCTCTAAATGGTTAAAGCTAATCGACATTCTTTCGTTTTAA
- a CDS encoding protein-disulfide reductase DsbD family protein: MKKVLLLLLMATMFIAFPAVKSYAIVTQDTTATAPPDDIVFTEVGSAQDSAANKQVKTEKDTLKKDTAKVEKAKIAGKDAPKQSLWVTFGLGLLAGIAAFFLPCIFPMVPLTVGFFTKRAESRAKGIRSAVIYGLSIIVIYVGLGVIITLIWGASALNEISTDGFFNIFIFLILIVFGVSFLGAFEITLPSSFVNKLDAKSDAKGLSGIFFMAATLAVVSFSCTGPLIGTSLVAINTDLLTPVVVMFGFSLSLAVIFTMFAIFPSLMTGLPKSGGWLNSIKVFLGFLELGLSLKFLSTADLAYHWGILDREIFLAIWIVLALILGVYLLGKIKFSHDSDLPYVSVPRLFIATATFVFAIYLIPGLWGAPLKAVSALVPPLSTQDFIIGQDSGGGSNQTAATSHAKRKYADFLHIPHNIDGFFDYQEALAYAKEVKKPLFLDFTGHGCVNCREMEARVWSDPRVLKKLKEDYIVVSLYTDDKTSLPAAEQFDSKILGTKVNTVGKKFKHLQAERFNTISQPYYVLLGTDEKELVSPPIGVEFDIDKYLQYLDNGLSEFAKKQTNE; encoded by the coding sequence ATGAAAAAGGTTTTATTATTGTTGTTAATGGCTACAATGTTTATTGCATTTCCAGCCGTTAAGAGTTACGCCATTGTAACACAAGATACCACGGCAACTGCTCCTCCCGATGATATTGTTTTTACCGAAGTAGGTTCAGCACAGGATAGTGCTGCAAATAAGCAGGTAAAAACGGAAAAAGATACCCTTAAAAAGGATACGGCTAAAGTAGAAAAAGCTAAGATAGCTGGCAAAGATGCTCCGAAACAATCACTTTGGGTAACTTTTGGTTTAGGCCTTTTGGCGGGTATTGCCGCTTTTTTCCTTCCATGTATTTTCCCAATGGTTCCGCTTACTGTTGGTTTTTTTACCAAAAGAGCAGAAAGTAGAGCAAAAGGAATCAGGAGTGCTGTTATTTATGGCTTATCAATCATTGTTATTTATGTAGGCTTAGGCGTAATTATTACTTTGATCTGGGGTGCTAGTGCATTAAATGAAATATCGACCGATGGATTTTTTAATATTTTCATCTTCCTTATATTAATTGTTTTCGGCGTATCTTTTTTGGGCGCTTTCGAAATTACGCTGCCGAGTTCATTTGTAAATAAACTCGATGCTAAATCAGATGCTAAAGGCTTAAGCGGTATATTTTTTATGGCCGCAACTTTAGCTGTTGTTTCTTTCTCGTGTACCGGACCGCTAATCGGAACCTCATTGGTTGCCATTAATACCGATTTGCTAACACCAGTGGTGGTCATGTTCGGCTTCTCCTTATCGTTAGCTGTAATTTTTACGATGTTTGCCATTTTCCCTAGTTTAATGACGGGTTTGCCAAAATCTGGCGGATGGTTAAACTCAATTAAAGTTTTCCTTGGTTTCTTAGAATTGGGTTTATCATTAAAGTTCCTTTCAACAGCCGATCTGGCTTATCACTGGGGAATACTGGACCGTGAGATATTCTTAGCCATATGGATTGTACTTGCCTTAATTTTGGGCGTTTATTTATTGGGAAAAATTAAGTTCTCTCATGATAGCGACCTACCTTATGTATCGGTACCGAGGTTGTTTATTGCAACAGCTACTTTTGTATTTGCCATTTATCTCATCCCGGGCTTATGGGGAGCCCCTTTAAAAGCAGTGAGTGCACTGGTGCCCCCGCTTTCTACCCAGGATTTTATAATCGGACAGGATAGTGGCGGTGGATCAAACCAAACTGCGGCAACTAGTCACGCTAAACGTAAATATGCTGATTTCTTGCATATTCCCCATAATATTGATGGGTTTTTCGATTATCAGGAAGCACTCGCTTATGCTAAAGAGGTAAAAAAACCATTGTTTTTAGATTTCACCGGTCATGGATGTGTAAATTGCAGAGAAATGGAAGCCAGGGTTTGGTCTGACCCAAGGGTACTTAAAAAATTGAAAGAAGATTATATTGTAGTATCGCTTTATACAGATGATAAAACAAGTTTACCTGCCGCAGAACAATTTGATTCTAAAATTTTAGGCACAAAAGTGAACACTGTTGGTAAAAAATTCAAACATTTGCAGGCCGAAAGATTTAATACCATTTCGCAACCATATTATGTACTTTTGGGTACTGATGAAAAAGAATTAGTTTCGCCTCCTATTGGAGTAGAATTTGATATAGATAAATATTTGCAATATCTGGATAATGGGTTATCAGAATTTGCTAAGAAACAAACAAATGAATAA
- a CDS encoding protein-disulfide reductase DsbD domain-containing protein: protein MKKITLVLSMVLFTIAGAFAQIEKPVTWAYSAKKVSKTEAIIYLKATIDDRWHIYSQNVKDGGPVKTTFTFAPSKDFSLVGKTIEPKAIVKYESTFKMNVSYFEKVVIFQQKIKLNKATTAVKGVVEFMVCNDKQCLPPEEVEFSIPVK from the coding sequence ATGAAAAAAATCACCCTGGTGCTTTCGATGGTACTTTTTACCATTGCTGGTGCATTTGCCCAAATTGAAAAGCCTGTTACTTGGGCCTACTCTGCAAAGAAAGTAAGTAAAACGGAAGCTATCATCTACTTAAAAGCTACAATTGATGACAGATGGCATATTTATTCTCAGAATGTAAAAGACGGAGGACCGGTAAAAACTACTTTTACTTTTGCGCCATCTAAAGATTTCAGCCTGGTAGGCAAAACAATTGAGCCAAAAGCAATTGTTAAATACGAAAGTACATTTAAAATGAATGTAAGTTATTTCGAAAAAGTGGTAATTTTTCAGCAAAAAATTAAACTAAACAAAGCAACTACAGCAGTTAAAGGTGTAGTAGAGTTTATGGTTTGTAATGATAAACAGTGTCTTCCACCAGAAGAAGTTGAGTTCAGCATTCCGGTTAAATAG
- a CDS encoding biotin--[acetyl-CoA-carboxylase] ligase → MQNNTFSTLFVGQNLIKLKEVDSTNNFLKDLVSKSEPLAEGTVIMADNQFAGRGQQESVWQTQAGKNISTSIYLKPSFLPLNKQFYLNIAVSLAVSDALSCFVPNGIKVKWPNDMYYHNKKLGGILIENTLTGNSIKSSVIGIGLNINQSEFSDNISQRATSVIQILQRDVPLMDIMEKLFIFMEKYYLILRAGKYSILQNDYLSRLYNFNIPALYIQNGAFFEGTIKGVEDSGKLSVSTKNGLKVFNFKEIEFTHTK, encoded by the coding sequence TTGCAAAATAACACTTTTTCGACATTATTTGTTGGTCAAAATTTAATCAAATTAAAAGAAGTTGATTCTACTAATAACTTTTTAAAAGATTTGGTGTCAAAATCCGAGCCATTAGCCGAAGGGACTGTAATTATGGCAGATAATCAGTTTGCCGGAAGAGGACAGCAAGAAAGCGTTTGGCAAACCCAGGCAGGGAAAAATATCAGTACAAGCATTTATTTAAAGCCTTCTTTTTTGCCGCTCAATAAACAGTTTTATTTAAATATTGCCGTTAGTTTGGCCGTTAGTGATGCTTTATCTTGTTTTGTTCCGAACGGGATAAAGGTAAAATGGCCCAATGATATGTATTACCATAATAAGAAATTAGGTGGGATATTAATCGAAAATACACTGACAGGCAATTCTATTAAATCATCAGTAATTGGCATTGGTTTAAATATAAATCAATCAGAATTTTCAGATAACATCAGCCAACGTGCTACTTCCGTCATTCAAATTTTACAAAGAGATGTCCCTTTAATGGATATTATGGAGAAATTGTTCATATTTATGGAAAAATACTACTTAATTTTGAGGGCCGGAAAATATAGTATTTTACAAAACGATTACCTTTCAAGGCTTTACAACTTTAACATTCCGGCGTTGTATATACAAAATGGAGCGTTTTTTGAAGGAACTATTAAAGGAGTTGAAGACAGCGGTAAACTAAGCGTTAGTACAAAAAACGGCTTAAAAGTCTTTAACTTTAAAGAAATAGAATTTACACACACAAAATAA
- the rsfS gene encoding ribosome silencing factor yields MVKKKIVALSTYLSELAVHGIQEKKGEDIVRLDLRNIHTSVADYFIIASANSGTQVKAIADSVEKEIYKATQADPRHKEGFESADWIILDYFDVVVHIFKTEKRHFYGIEELWGDAESTNYQSA; encoded by the coding sequence ATGGTAAAAAAGAAAATAGTAGCCCTTTCTACATACCTTTCGGAGTTAGCCGTTCACGGCATACAGGAGAAAAAAGGAGAAGATATAGTGCGGTTAGATCTTAGAAATATTCATACTTCAGTGGCTGATTACTTTATTATAGCGAGCGCCAACTCCGGTACTCAGGTAAAAGCTATTGCCGATAGTGTAGAAAAAGAAATATATAAAGCTACTCAGGCCGATCCAAGACATAAGGAAGGTTTCGAATCAGCAGATTGGATTATTCTTGATTATTTCGATGTGGTTGTGCACATTTTTAAAACCGAAAAGCGCCACTTTTATGGCATAGAAGAACTTTGGGGGGATGCAGAAAGCACAAATTATCAAAGCGCATAA